The following nucleotide sequence is from Bactrocera oleae isolate idBacOlea1 chromosome 2, idBacOlea1, whole genome shotgun sequence.
TGATATTTGAATAATATTCTGTTAAATAATTAGTAAATACGACAATGAGAGCAAATACTCTTCAGCGTCTCGGAAAAAGTCTGTTTGCAGTGCCCCTGATAACGTGATGCTGGATCATCCGAAATCAAAAAAGCAAAGTTCATTtgttatataatagttttgcccAGATAACGCTGAgagtattttttgaaataacctttttttttgttattactcTTTGCAGAAAAAACAcgattttgtgcaaaaaaattggttagttttttattttaaaatgaaaaatattaacaaatttgagAAACTCTCCAGCGTTACCTCGTAAATTTTGTATGTAGCGCTTTAAAGTCTTAAAATCTAATGTAAAACGTTCATAGAGcaagtataaaaatacttatagcTTCGTTAATTTTGCTCCAATCGACTTGAACTTTGGACAAAATATGTTTGATATATtatgcattattttttaatgaaacaatttaaaaaaattaaaaaccctaTTCTCCCTAAAACTACATAAACATTGTATCATCAGTAACGTTGAAGTGAAGAGTATCAGCTGATATTCATAAAGACTTCTGATAAAATTCAATGAAAGTCATGAATTCATCGAAAACTTACCCCATGTGAGAGCACCAAGCTGTTAATCGATAATATCGAATAAGAGTTGATGAAACAATGCATGGCAATCACCGTGTTGGCATCAGGGAGATTGAAAGGACCTTAAAATCTCTtgtggatcgactcaacacattttggttattgttttgGGTAAAAAGGGTCTCAATGCAAGGTTTAcatcaaaaagaaattaaactttggcttgacaacgtagctgagaaccCTACATTCATCGCACGCATAATTACTGGTAACTAAACATGAATAAATTTGCGCTTGATACTTACTGGACCTTTAATGGTGAATACTTTCTTTAAACCACTCCTTATAGATAAATTAAAATGCTGTCTTTTATAAGTACATTAATCgatttttatttatcgaattcattTACAGTTTTCACTTAATCGACTAAATTAAAATGTAGTATATATTTAGGCTTAATATATGTTTCACTTTATGTAAATTTCAGTAAGTTCAAGTTTTCTACTAAACGGacataaattatttcaataaaaataaatgcaataaaatatttcttaattgtCTGTATTTAGGACAATCATACTTATAGGCAATTCAGACAAGCCACTAATTTAATCAATTAACGTCTCATTTATACTAACAATGTTTTGTGAAAATTGCTGACTGACTGATTTAAGTGGCTGTCCGAAACGCCTATTAATATGACTAACAATCAAATCAATTAAGAATTCATggcatttataataaaaagtaaaattaaaatgcatgTGAGTGTATTCGTTATATTTCAAACGATtcgattaaatattaaataaaatgttaaaccTTTTTAGCTATTGCTGCCTATCTCTCTTTTAATTCGCTTATGTGATTTTTCGTCTTTAAATCATAACATTACTCAAAAGTTATTATTCAACATTTAATCCATTATACCgagttttttgaagaaataacgTATATCAAATTAAAATTGCCGTCCATGTCGTCCGTCGAAAGCTCGATCGTAAACTTTGCACAGCGACTCTGTTCGCGTGCTTGAAGAACTTTTGCGTATTGCTGTTGAGCTTTTTGTAGAGTTGCCACCACGAGTGGCATAAACTTTCGAACTGCTGGGTTTTTCTCTAATAGCGGGCTTTCGTCGTCGCTGACGCAAGTGGCTCCAAACAGCGATTATAGCCAATTGTGTCAGCAGAAAAACAGTGAGAGCTAATATGAGACCTAAGGAAGAAAGTTAGTGAATTTGAAGAAATATTATTAGAACGCCGTAAGattataacaattaaaaaaatgtaagattATAACAATTTCTggcaaaaatcaaattaattttatttctggtTAGAGGCATCCAAAACGTGAAAtactaatttattaaaaataaacgaacaaCACATAGCATATGAACGATAACTTATGagcttttgttgatttataaATGTGTTTCTAGTTTTAAACTTAGTAGAAGCTCTTCAAATACTACCACAGCTTAAAGCTCAGTAAGTTACGCTAAGCCTCATGATGGTTTCCTCGTAATCGCCTCTATTACCATATATACATTACAGAAAATTGAGCTGATTTTCACACtcgtaaaatatatttcacttaccGATCGCATTAACACAATATCCTAATTCAGCATTGCCGCCGATGAGCGTCTTCTCGTTGTCATCATTCGTGGAGGTTTTGGTGTGCTTCTGTTGGCGCTGCTTCTCGAAGCCGAATTTGTCGGTAATCTGTATTGATTGCACCAACAACATGTCCTCTTGACTAGGTTGGCTGGTCGAGGTGGAGGCAACTGCGGCACGTTTACTGCGCAGGCGTAAAAGTCGTTGTCGGCTTAtgagttgttgatgttgttcttcttgtagttgttgttgcagctcgTGGCTGGTGTACACAGAACTCTCAAATGCTGTTTCAATGGATAGAAAGggaaaaataaaacgaaaaataagtCATCAATGAGTAGAAAGAAATTTGAGTAGCTCTCTTAATCTTTTAATTAGGGAATGTGAGCTCGTTTTTTCAACCCATATGCAACACTTAACTCTCCGGCCCTCACCTGTTACATTTAGAGCACGTCGTCTGCGCCCATACGAACTCATTGACTTCAATTCACCGCCGATATCCTCTTGGTTGCATTGCACAGGCTCGCAAGTTGGCATACAGGGTGTGACCAAGGCGCGAAATTGTACCAACTCGGACGTTGGGAACTTGAAGGCATCAAATTGTGCGAGTAAAACTTTACCCGAAGTCGAACTCTTGTAAATCGGACCCATTATAAATTGATCGGTGGGACAACCATTCGAATCGATCAGCGTAATCTCGGCATTATCACTACCATCCATGGCCACGAGCTCACGCACAAATATTTCGTAAGGACTTTGCGCATCCAGTATCTCGAATTTCAGTGCTAACGGATCACCAACTTCTGCTGTGCGCAGCACATCACTACCATCACGTGACGTGATCTTCATTAACACATTTGGCGAATCGACGATCACCTCTTCGCTCAAAGCAGGCTCGAAGTCGTCCTTAATATCTAGCAGCACATTGTTCGACACCGATTTGTTCGTCAAATCATAGTGACACGTCACAGCTAAACCTAAATCGGAGGAGGTCACAATGGTGTCGTGATGTTGTATCACCACATCATTCATATAGCGACCGGTGTTGCTTTGACGCACGTTGCATTCGAGATTTTGATAGCCCATGCGCAGCTCAAATTCTAATGAGTTCTTCACATCCATAGCACAAGATTTAGGCGAGCCCTTTGCGTATACTTTACCATCGAAGAGTTTGGAAGTGCGTATGCGCGCAATCATGTCCATCGCACCGCATTCGATGGTCACATTGTAGCAAGATGAAAGTTCGTAGGTCGTCGCTTCAGGTACAGCCAGATAAGGATCTTGCACGTCGTTAAGTGTGATGCGACTGTGATGTGAGAGACGACAAACCATATCACCAGTGTCACCATAGTCGTACGAGTGGCATCTGCGGGAAAAATACCGTGGTTAACAGATGTAAGGAAGAGCTACTGTGGAGCTCGCAGGGATTGGCATATTCCACTCTTTTCGTGGGTCGAGATTTTGCCGTTTTCATCTattctttcatataattttataatagaaTTACCAAAATGTCCATTTGGAGCTATTTAATcaggttttaaaataaatagtaatagtTTCAGTATAACTATAGCCAGCGCCCTGTTCACGGGGATGACTGAAAGGATGAGCTTCCAGGTTTTTAAATCTTAATATCGCAAAGGTGGGAAAGCGAAGAACTAAGTGATGAATAGCTTACTAGACCTCTTGCGATCCATTTTGAAGCCATAGTAATCTTGCGACAGCGCAAGAATTAATGGTAACTCAGTGCTGAGCAAGCTCCCTTGAAATCCAGCTATCCAGTAGGTGGATGCACAAAGCGAGCGGAGCTGCGAGCAACTGTCATTCTATTGATAGTATGGCTAAGATGCCTTTGCTTCTCAGCTCGTCAGCTTTGCAGTTACCTGCGATTCGACTTGGTCTGGCACTCATACTAGTCTTATCACGAAGTGCCCTTGAAATCGATGTTATGCATTCCTTAAGTGACCTTATATGCACAGTTAGTAAGCTCAAGGCTAGTATTGCCGGACTGCTATCAGAGTGGATAGTCAATCCGAAAAGGGCTACACTCCGGAGTATAAGATCTGCTGTTACCTTATTGGCAACAACTTTGGCTTGAAAACTCTGTTTCAATTCCACTAAGCTGATAAGCTGTTATGTTTTGTCGTTATTTTATCGTTGGATGAATGCAGCAGACTGGAAGAGCTAATTCGAAAAGGAATTGGCTGGCCTTCGAACGTATCTACTTTTTAGTTTACAATAAGTTTACGAGAGCATTGTATCTGTACATgtctgttttatttgtttttttttgagaattgtAGAAAATATTCAAGAAATGGTTTGGGTAGTGTACTTTATAACGAGCACAAAGTATTCAGTGAAGATCATgaaatcatcgaaaacttgcccaTGTGCGTCGTTTATTCATCTTTGTTAATGACAATACTTCGAAtgagttaaaaaaatacttaaaaattgtcGCGTGGGAATCAATGAGACAGAAGAAGATCTCAATGCGGTTAATCTTTTGTTTATGAAACGGATCAAATGCAACATTACTGttgacgagacgtgggtttatgaaaaTGACGTCAAAACTGCCCAACAGTCGTGCGAATGGCGCTACAAAACTAAATCAAaacgaaacaaacaaaaattcttggatggcactgaaggccatcccagtcCA
It contains:
- the LOC106621046 gene encoding uncharacterized protein, producing MRHRQCSLHTYNVTTCLLLLSLLIAAPITSSAARHSRSDLVGNEKSGGKATGATAKAASYQALSSEEKQDVGNPVAIVTSIANKTTKADSLVALENNKEASSAQSEDNSKAIEQLQQENKELQLDIGDEDIEFTDKGGEDNDIANDQDSNFRECDKELIGFEIITGYVFSAPGKLLTSMPGTLMLTDCLDACRKDTACHAANYETGLCVLFSANADKLPGALAKSQFPVFTLYAQKSCLNQRPCSRAWYIDRVQGNKLIGYTKRKFPAETRHDCIQLCLSQAEFTCRSANFDRITKSCELSEMDRMTLSGSSAFQQQDTVDYLENNCADEPNKLCEFKRLPGRILKTVDSVYQDIGSFDECRDLCLNAPYRCHSYDYGDTGDMVCRLSHHSRITLNDVQDPYLAVPEATTYELSSCYNVTIECGAMDMIARIRTSKLFDGKVYAKGSPKSCAMDVKNSLEFELRMGYQNLECNVRQSNTGRYMNDVVIQHHDTIVTSSDLGLAVTCHYDLTNKSVSNNVLLDIKDDFEPALSEEVIVDSPNVLMKITSRDGSDVLRTAEVGDPLALKFEILDAQSPYEIFVRELVAMDGSDNAEITLIDSNGCPTDQFIMGPIYKSSTSGKVLLAQFDAFKFPTSELVQFRALVTPCMPTCEPVQCNQEDIGGELKSMSSYGRRRRALNVTAFESSVYTSHELQQQLQEEQHQQLISRQRLLRLRSKRAAVASTSTSQPSQEDMLLVQSIQITDKFGFEKQRQQKHTKTSTNDDNEKTLIGGNAELGYCVNAIGLILALTVFLLTQLAIIAVWSHLRQRRRKPAIREKPSSSKVYATRGGNSTKSSTAIRKSSSSTRTESLCKVYDRAFDGRHGRQF